The region TTTTTCCAGCTGGCGATCCCGCTTTTCGGTTTCCCCACGCTCCCGTCCCGCCAGCATTTGCCGAAAGTAGTCCGTCTTGCCTCGCAGGTCATCATCGCTGAGGGCTTGCATTTCCGCTTCCAGATCGTTGATATGATCCACGATGGGCTCACGGGCTTTGATTTTACGCTCGTTGGGATCGGGCAGGATCTTGCGGATTAAGTCGAACATGAAGGGGTCTCTCTGACTTTGGGCATGCTGTGACGGGCGCTGACCGCTCAAATTCAGGCGGGCTTTGCTGAAAACTCTTAATAGTATACGCAAAATCCGCCCGGATTGTCATCGCTCTGCCAAAAAGCCTTATCGGGCTGGCGCCCAGCGGGCTTCATAAAAATTTTCATCGGGGTGTTTACAAAATTCTATCAGGGTGTTTTAATGACACTAACCTAAGTGTTTGAAAGACAAAAACCTGACTCGTCTACCAACTTTTTCCCTGGAAGGAAACCAATTTCAGAAAGTGAGTGTTTTCGTATGAATGCCTTTGGAGCCGCCCTTAAAACCCTCCTGAACCCAGTGGTCAGTCAACCCGCCCGGGCCATCACTCCGACGTTCAAAGGCGCCACCGCCAGCGGCAGTGCCAATCTGTGCGTGGACACCTTTAACGGAACGCCCCTGTTCACGGGCTCCAGTTCCCTGGCGAAATATCAAACCCACAGTTTGGGTCACCTGGATACCTTTGCCTGATTGCCCTAACCTGATTACCCTGAATCGTGTGACGCAGGTTTCATTCATTCATTGTTTTAACGCAATCTAAAATCCCGAAAAACACATATTTCCCCTCAGATTTTACCCATCAAAAAACCGGCCGAGCGTGATGCCTAGCCGGCTTTTCTTTTTGAGCTTGTTTATTTCAGCGCTTCGGCGCCACCGACGATTTCCAGAATTTCCTGGGTAATGGCGGCCTGGCGAACCTTGTTGTACTGAATGGTCAGGCGGTTGATCATGTCTCCGGCGTTGCTGGTGGCGTTGGACATGGCCGTCATCCGGGCGGCTAGCTCGCTGGCGGACCCTTCCAGTAACAACGTGTACAGCAGATTGCTGACAAACATGGGCACCATTTTATCCAGAATGCTGACCGCATTGGGCTCCAGCAACAATTCAGGCTTCAACTCGCTGGGAGAGACGCTGTAGTGGCTGTCATTCAGGCTGGGAATCAGCTCTGGCTCCCAGTCGATAAACGAGCGCACCGGGATGACCGGACTGATCTGGACCTTGTAGGAAATCATGGACACAAAATGTGTGGATAAGACATCGATGGTGTCAATTTTTTCATCCAGAAACGCCTGGGTCATGGTCTGGGCAATCAGGTTGGCGTCTTCCACGGTGGGAGCCGCGGAGATACCGGCGCTCCGCCCTAGAATCTCCGAGTTGGAGTATCGGGCAAATGCCTGAATGGCCTTGTTACCCACCAGGTAGAACTTGGGGGTTAAGCCACGGGCCTTGATCTCCTTTTCCAGGCGAAACGCCTGACGAATGACCGCCGAGTTGTAGTTGCCGCACAGGCCCCGGTCAGAACTGATCACCACGATGCCCACATTGTGAATTTGCCGGGATTGCAGCAAATCCGCGTAGCGAGAGCCACTGATGTCCTGATTGTGGTTTTTCAGCGCATTGAAGACATCACTGAAAATCTGGCGGAATTCCGACGCGTAAGGGCGCGCCGCTTTCACGCGGTTTTCAGCGCGCTTGACCTTGGCCGCGGCCACCATGCGCATGGCTTGGGTGATTTTTTGGGTACTCTTGACGCTTTTAATCCGGCGTCGGATGTCTTTCAGGTTGGGCATGGGTTGCTTCCTTCGCTGACCTTCCTACGCTTTACCGCCGGAGAATACGGTATCCCGAAACTTTTTAACGGCCTCGACCAGTTTGGCCTCCTCGGCGTCATCCAGCTTGTCGCCCTTGTTCAACTTGGCTTCAATGTCGGACACGTTGGCGCTGAAGTAGGAGAACCACTCCGGCTTGAAAGCGGCCAGCTGGCTGGTTTCCAAGTCATCCAGCAAGCCCTTGTTTGCGGCAAACAACAGGGAAACCTGCTGAGCCACGGACAGTGGGCTGTATTGCGGCTGCTTCAGCACTTCCACCATAATTTGACCCCGACGCAGTTGATCCTGGGTGGCCTTGTCCAAATCGCTGGCGAACTGGGCAAACGCTTCCAGTTCCCGGAACTGGGCCAGTGTCAGGCGCAATTGACCGGCTACGGCCTTCATGGCCTTGGTTTGGGCGGCGCCACCCACCCGGGAAACCGAGATACCGGCGTTGATGGCCGGACGAATCCCGGCGTTGAACAAGTCGGACTCCAGGAAGATCTGTCCGTCGGTAATGGAGATTACGTTGGTGGGAACGTATGCGGAAACGTCACCGGCTTGAGTCTCAATGATAGGCAAAGCGGTAATACTGCCAGCGCCCAGACTGTCGTTCAGCTTGGCGGCACGTTCCAGCAAGCGGGAGTGCAGGTAGAATACATCCCCCGGATACGCTTCCCGGCCCGGCGGACGACGCAGCAACAAGCTCATGGCCCGGTAAGCCCAGGCGTGCTTGGTCAGGTCATCATAGACTACCAGTACGTGCTTGCCTTGGGCCATAAAGCCTTCAGCGATAGTAACGGCACCAAATGGGGCCAGATACTGCAGAGGAGCCGGATCGGTGGCGGAAGCGGCCACCACGATGGAGTAGTCCATGGCCCCGTTGTCTTCCAATGTTTTTACAATCTGGGCTACGGAGCTGGATTTTTGCCCGATGGCGCAGTAAATACAAATCACGTCCTGACCCTTCTGGTTCAGGATGGTGTCAATGGCCACAGCGGTTTTACCGGTCTGGCGATCGCCGATAATCAGTTCGCGCTGGCCACGACCGATGGGAGTCATGGCGTCAATGGCGGTGATACCGGTTTGCAACGGCTGGTGTACAGACTTGCGGGCGATGATACCAGGTGCCTTGCGGTCTACGGGCAGGTATTCTTTGGCTTCAATGTTGCCTTTGCCGTCAATGGGCTGACCCAGTGGGTTAACCACCCGACCCAGCAAATCCTCGCCGAACGGCACGGAGGCAATACGGCCGGTGGATTTGACCATCTGGCCTTCCTGAATGTGGGTGTACTC is a window of Vampirovibrio chlorellavorus DNA encoding:
- the atpG gene encoding ATP synthase F1 subunit gamma, whose product is MPNLKDIRRRIKSVKSTQKITQAMRMVAAAKVKRAENRVKAARPYASEFRQIFSDVFNALKNHNQDISGSRYADLLQSRQIHNVGIVVISSDRGLCGNYNSAVIRQAFRLEKEIKARGLTPKFYLVGNKAIQAFARYSNSEILGRSAGISAAPTVEDANLIAQTMTQAFLDEKIDTIDVLSTHFVSMISYKVQISPVIPVRSFIDWEPELIPSLNDSHYSVSPSELKPELLLEPNAVSILDKMVPMFVSNLLYTLLLEGSASELAARMTAMSNATSNAGDMINRLTIQYNKVRQAAITQEILEIVGGAEALK
- the atpA gene encoding F0F1 ATP synthase subunit alpha; its protein translation is MALRAEEISSILKEKLASYESDVSVSNVGTVLEVGDGIARIYGLRGAMSGELVEFADGHNTMGMVLNLEEDNVGVVIMGEYTHIQEGQMVKSTGRIASVPFGEDLLGRVVNPLGQPIDGKGNIEAKEYLPVDRKAPGIIARKSVHQPLQTGITAIDAMTPIGRGQRELIIGDRQTGKTAVAIDTILNQKGQDVICIYCAIGQKSSSVAQIVKTLEDNGAMDYSIVVAASATDPAPLQYLAPFGAVTIAEGFMAQGKHVLVVYDDLTKHAWAYRAMSLLLRRPPGREAYPGDVFYLHSRLLERAAKLNDSLGAGSITALPIIETQAGDVSAYVPTNVISITDGQIFLESDLFNAGIRPAINAGISVSRVGGAAQTKAMKAVAGQLRLTLAQFRELEAFAQFASDLDKATQDQLRRGQIMVEVLKQPQYSPLSVAQQVSLLFAANKGLLDDLETSQLAAFKPEWFSYFSANVSDIEAKLNKGDKLDDAEEAKLVEAVKKFRDTVFSGGKA